One window of Vitis riparia cultivar Riparia Gloire de Montpellier isolate 1030 chromosome 5, EGFV_Vit.rip_1.0, whole genome shotgun sequence genomic DNA carries:
- the LOC117915406 gene encoding senescence-associated carboxylesterase 101-like yields the protein MELETIGFNQTKLLQHNIDINAMIRTMEAETRRLIQKNKASDAKKLNDIKRDMAQLEWYKKKSEMGYYDCFKNQGSKRDLNVEQFRGNLTMYWEDMVAQVQRKPQKEGATFRTRWLYAGTVYRRMVEPLDIAAFYREGGTDYINNGRSLHYKLLQQWYKEDGKPPSRDKLDSKKQKVSGILTEDSLFWAHVEEAILSCELLKSENCTLEQGQSSWDNLVKFEEYVMEQINNYAASPEIFLRESSFMKWWGLYEGYIDTCSNSHGSPLINFMKKRSYMKYG from the exons ATGGAACTTGAGACAATTGGATTTAATCAAACAAAG CTGCTGCAGCATAACATTGATATCAACGCTATGATAAGAACAATGGAAGCGGAAACCAGAAGACTAATCCAGAAAAATAAAGCTTCCGATGCCAAGAAACTGAATGATATAAAAAGAGACATGGCCCAGCTAGAATGGTATAAGAAGAAATCGGAAATGGGTTACTACGATTGCTTCAAAAACCAGGGGTCTAAAAGGGACCTCAACGTTGAACAGTTTAGGGGAAACCTCACAATGTACTGGGAAGACATGGTTGCACAAGTACAGAGGAAGCCCCAGAAGGAAGGAGCAACATTTCGAACCCGTTGGCTCTATGCAGGGACAGTTTATAGGAGAATGGTTGAACCACTGGACATTGCTGCCTTCTATAGAGAGGGTGGAACAGACTACATAAACAATGGAAGATCTCTTCATTACAAGCTGTTGCAGCAATGGTATAAGGAAGATGGGAAACCCCCCTCTAGAGATAAGCTTGATTCCAAGAAGCAAAAGGTGTCTGGTATCCTAACTGAGGATTCTTTGTTTTGGGCACATGTGGAGGAGGCCATCTTGTCATGCGAATTGCTCAAGAGTGAAAACTGTACTCTTGAGCAGGGACAATCATCATGGGATAATCTGGTTAAGTTCGAGGAGTATGTAATGGAACAGATTAACAACTATGCAGCGTCCCCTGAGATTTTCTTGCGGGAAAGCAGCTTCATGAAATGGTGGGGACTGTATGAGGGCTACATAGATACTTGCAGTAATTCCCATGGGTCGCCATTGATCAACTTCATGAAGAAACGTAGCTATATGAAGTATGGTTAG